In one Perca fluviatilis chromosome 7, GENO_Pfluv_1.0, whole genome shotgun sequence genomic region, the following are encoded:
- the fam131bb gene encoding protein FAM131B isoform X4, whose protein sequence is MGCIGSRTLTGDGVPVQKDGEQLSMEDTTSILPKLKRNSNAYGIGALANASLSGVSRTMKERVTKPTAMAQGRVAHMIEWQNWGMSTVGPGGIPLPRITTQEREKERRLESDAYSDLSDGEKEARFTAGILQQFAISEATLMAWGSMDGDSRSGSNQGSVAHLSEINQESITSQDQILHHSSAEVWPHTYVSQGHYCLSSSDAWEPISNDPSGVASPPAGSYVMGTDGYDGQAAAHFLSQQQQQQYTLQQQNQLQQLQQIHQIQQYQQQQLLQYQQQQSLEQRLHSANHSLQATPNSTIHSLVHPVHPPLVDLWNTGQMEAYQADAGGYMGVAAMVEPSLCVPSGDDMGTEHSPLLEQQEEEEEEVKEEEITMCMEPELASLTPPTQLGDASGGSSPGQPPAEPITERKSSDVTSSLIQRLEKEEEEGQGPAASMATN, encoded by the exons ATGGGATGCATCGGCTCCAGGACACTGA CGGGAGATGGCGTGCCAGTCCAGAAGGATGGGGAGCAG CTGTCTATGGAAGACACCACGTCAATTCTGCCAAAGCTCAAGAGGAACTCAAATGCCTACGGCATCGGGGCTCTGGCTAATGCTTCTCTGTCAG GTGTGAGCCGCACTATGAAGGAGAGAGTGACCAAGCCCACAGCCATGGCCCAGGGTCGTGTTGCTCACATGATTGAATGGCAAAACTGGGGCATGAGTACGGTGGGTCCAGGAGGCATCCCTCTGCCCCGCATCACTACCCAGGAGCGGGAAAAGGAGCGGCGGCTGGAGAGCGACGCCTACAGTGACCTTAGTGACGGAGAGAAGGAGGCTCGTTTCACTGCAg GTATCCTGCAGCAGTTTGCGATCTCAGAGGCTACACTCATGGCCTGGGGATCGATGGATGGAGATAGCCGGTCGGGCTCAAACCAGGGCAGTGTGGCTCATCTGAGCGAGATCAACCAGGAGAGCATCACCAGTCAAG ATCAGATATTGCACCACTCCTCAGCAGAGGTGTGGCCTCACACATACGTCTCCCAGGGCCACTActgcctctcctcctctgatgCCTGGGAGCCGATCAGCAACGATCCCTCCGGCGTGGCGTCTCCCCCTGCTGGCTCCTACGTTATGGGGACTGATGGGTATGACGGGCAGGCAGCAGCTCACTTTCTGtcgcagcaacagcagcagcagtacacTCTCCAGCAGCAGAATCAACTACAACAGCTGCAGCAGATCCATCAGATCCAGCAATACCAGCAACAGCAGCTCCTGCAGTATCAGCAACAACAG TCGCTGGAGCAAAGGCTGCACAGTGCCAACCACTCTTTGCAAGCGACGCCCAACAGCACCATCCACAGCCTGGTCCATCCCGTTCACCCACCATTGGTCGATCTGTGGAACACGGGGCAGATGGAGGCCTATCAGGCGGACGCTGGAGGCTACATGGGTGTGGCGGCGATGGTGGAGCCGAGCCTCTGTGTTCCTTCTGGAGATGACATGGGAACAGAACACTCCCCGCTActggagcagcaggaggaggaggaggaggaggtcaaG GAGGAAGAGATTACAATGTGCATGGAGCCAGAGTTGGCCTCGTTGACTCCGCCCACGCAACTAGGGGATGCCTCTGGTGGCAGTAGTCCGGGGCAACCGCCGGCAGAGCCAATCACAGAGCGGAAGTCCTCCGATGTCACCTCCAGCCTCATTCAGAGGctagagaaggaagaggaggaggggcagGGGCCAGCCGCTTCCATGGCAACCAACTGA
- the fam131bb gene encoding protein FAM131B isoform X3, whose product MGCIGSRTLTGDGVPVQKDGEQLSMEDTTSILPKLKRNSNAYGIGALANASLSGVSGVSRTMKERVTKPTAMAQGRVAHMIEWQNWGMSTVGPGGIPLPRITTQEREKERRLESDAYSDLSDGEKEARFTAGILQQFAISEATLMAWGSMDGDSRSGSNQGSVAHLSEINQESITSQDQILHHSSAEVWPHTYVSQGHYCLSSSDAWEPISNDPSGVASPPAGSYVMGTDGYDGQAAAHFLSQQQQQQYTLQQQNQLQQLQQIHQIQQYQQQQLLQYQQQQSLEQRLHSANHSLQATPNSTIHSLVHPVHPPLVDLWNTGQMEAYQADAGGYMGVAAMVEPSLCVPSGDDMGTEHSPLLEQQEEEEEEVKEEEITMCMEPELASLTPPTQLGDASGGSSPGQPPAEPITERKSSDVTSSLIQRLEKEEEEGQGPAASMATN is encoded by the exons ATGGGATGCATCGGCTCCAGGACACTGA CGGGAGATGGCGTGCCAGTCCAGAAGGATGGGGAGCAG CTGTCTATGGAAGACACCACGTCAATTCTGCCAAAGCTCAAGAGGAACTCAAATGCCTACGGCATCGGGGCTCTGGCTAATGCTTCTCTGTCAGGTGtgtcag GTGTGAGCCGCACTATGAAGGAGAGAGTGACCAAGCCCACAGCCATGGCCCAGGGTCGTGTTGCTCACATGATTGAATGGCAAAACTGGGGCATGAGTACGGTGGGTCCAGGAGGCATCCCTCTGCCCCGCATCACTACCCAGGAGCGGGAAAAGGAGCGGCGGCTGGAGAGCGACGCCTACAGTGACCTTAGTGACGGAGAGAAGGAGGCTCGTTTCACTGCAg GTATCCTGCAGCAGTTTGCGATCTCAGAGGCTACACTCATGGCCTGGGGATCGATGGATGGAGATAGCCGGTCGGGCTCAAACCAGGGCAGTGTGGCTCATCTGAGCGAGATCAACCAGGAGAGCATCACCAGTCAAG ATCAGATATTGCACCACTCCTCAGCAGAGGTGTGGCCTCACACATACGTCTCCCAGGGCCACTActgcctctcctcctctgatgCCTGGGAGCCGATCAGCAACGATCCCTCCGGCGTGGCGTCTCCCCCTGCTGGCTCCTACGTTATGGGGACTGATGGGTATGACGGGCAGGCAGCAGCTCACTTTCTGtcgcagcaacagcagcagcagtacacTCTCCAGCAGCAGAATCAACTACAACAGCTGCAGCAGATCCATCAGATCCAGCAATACCAGCAACAGCAGCTCCTGCAGTATCAGCAACAACAG TCGCTGGAGCAAAGGCTGCACAGTGCCAACCACTCTTTGCAAGCGACGCCCAACAGCACCATCCACAGCCTGGTCCATCCCGTTCACCCACCATTGGTCGATCTGTGGAACACGGGGCAGATGGAGGCCTATCAGGCGGACGCTGGAGGCTACATGGGTGTGGCGGCGATGGTGGAGCCGAGCCTCTGTGTTCCTTCTGGAGATGACATGGGAACAGAACACTCCCCGCTActggagcagcaggaggaggaggaggaggaggtcaaG GAGGAAGAGATTACAATGTGCATGGAGCCAGAGTTGGCCTCGTTGACTCCGCCCACGCAACTAGGGGATGCCTCTGGTGGCAGTAGTCCGGGGCAACCGCCGGCAGAGCCAATCACAGAGCGGAAGTCCTCCGATGTCACCTCCAGCCTCATTCAGAGGctagagaaggaagaggaggaggggcagGGGCCAGCCGCTTCCATGGCAACCAACTGA
- the fam131bb gene encoding protein FAM131B isoform X2: MGCIGSRTLTGDGVPVQKDGEQHGRSEFSWEGINLSMEDTTSILPKLKRNSNAYGIGALANASLSGVSRTMKERVTKPTAMAQGRVAHMIEWQNWGMSTVGPGGIPLPRITTQEREKERRLESDAYSDLSDGEKEARFTAGILQQFAISEATLMAWGSMDGDSRSGSNQGSVAHLSEINQESITSQDQILHHSSAEVWPHTYVSQGHYCLSSSDAWEPISNDPSGVASPPAGSYVMGTDGYDGQAAAHFLSQQQQQQYTLQQQNQLQQLQQIHQIQQYQQQQLLQYQQQQSLEQRLHSANHSLQATPNSTIHSLVHPVHPPLVDLWNTGQMEAYQADAGGYMGVAAMVEPSLCVPSGDDMGTEHSPLLEQQEEEEEEVKEEEITMCMEPELASLTPPTQLGDASGGSSPGQPPAEPITERKSSDVTSSLIQRLEKEEEEGQGPAASMATN; encoded by the exons ATGGGATGCATCGGCTCCAGGACACTGA CGGGAGATGGCGTGCCAGTCCAGAAGGATGGGGAGCAG CATGGACGTTCAGAATTTTCATGGGAAGGAATCAAT CTGTCTATGGAAGACACCACGTCAATTCTGCCAAAGCTCAAGAGGAACTCAAATGCCTACGGCATCGGGGCTCTGGCTAATGCTTCTCTGTCAG GTGTGAGCCGCACTATGAAGGAGAGAGTGACCAAGCCCACAGCCATGGCCCAGGGTCGTGTTGCTCACATGATTGAATGGCAAAACTGGGGCATGAGTACGGTGGGTCCAGGAGGCATCCCTCTGCCCCGCATCACTACCCAGGAGCGGGAAAAGGAGCGGCGGCTGGAGAGCGACGCCTACAGTGACCTTAGTGACGGAGAGAAGGAGGCTCGTTTCACTGCAg GTATCCTGCAGCAGTTTGCGATCTCAGAGGCTACACTCATGGCCTGGGGATCGATGGATGGAGATAGCCGGTCGGGCTCAAACCAGGGCAGTGTGGCTCATCTGAGCGAGATCAACCAGGAGAGCATCACCAGTCAAG ATCAGATATTGCACCACTCCTCAGCAGAGGTGTGGCCTCACACATACGTCTCCCAGGGCCACTActgcctctcctcctctgatgCCTGGGAGCCGATCAGCAACGATCCCTCCGGCGTGGCGTCTCCCCCTGCTGGCTCCTACGTTATGGGGACTGATGGGTATGACGGGCAGGCAGCAGCTCACTTTCTGtcgcagcaacagcagcagcagtacacTCTCCAGCAGCAGAATCAACTACAACAGCTGCAGCAGATCCATCAGATCCAGCAATACCAGCAACAGCAGCTCCTGCAGTATCAGCAACAACAG TCGCTGGAGCAAAGGCTGCACAGTGCCAACCACTCTTTGCAAGCGACGCCCAACAGCACCATCCACAGCCTGGTCCATCCCGTTCACCCACCATTGGTCGATCTGTGGAACACGGGGCAGATGGAGGCCTATCAGGCGGACGCTGGAGGCTACATGGGTGTGGCGGCGATGGTGGAGCCGAGCCTCTGTGTTCCTTCTGGAGATGACATGGGAACAGAACACTCCCCGCTActggagcagcaggaggaggaggaggaggaggtcaaG GAGGAAGAGATTACAATGTGCATGGAGCCAGAGTTGGCCTCGTTGACTCCGCCCACGCAACTAGGGGATGCCTCTGGTGGCAGTAGTCCGGGGCAACCGCCGGCAGAGCCAATCACAGAGCGGAAGTCCTCCGATGTCACCTCCAGCCTCATTCAGAGGctagagaaggaagaggaggaggggcagGGGCCAGCCGCTTCCATGGCAACCAACTGA
- the fam131bb gene encoding protein FAM131B isoform X1 translates to MGCIGSRTLTGDGVPVQKDGEQHGRSEFSWEGINLSMEDTTSILPKLKRNSNAYGIGALANASLSGVSGVSRTMKERVTKPTAMAQGRVAHMIEWQNWGMSTVGPGGIPLPRITTQEREKERRLESDAYSDLSDGEKEARFTAGILQQFAISEATLMAWGSMDGDSRSGSNQGSVAHLSEINQESITSQDQILHHSSAEVWPHTYVSQGHYCLSSSDAWEPISNDPSGVASPPAGSYVMGTDGYDGQAAAHFLSQQQQQQYTLQQQNQLQQLQQIHQIQQYQQQQLLQYQQQQSLEQRLHSANHSLQATPNSTIHSLVHPVHPPLVDLWNTGQMEAYQADAGGYMGVAAMVEPSLCVPSGDDMGTEHSPLLEQQEEEEEEVKEEEITMCMEPELASLTPPTQLGDASGGSSPGQPPAEPITERKSSDVTSSLIQRLEKEEEEGQGPAASMATN, encoded by the exons ATGGGATGCATCGGCTCCAGGACACTGA CGGGAGATGGCGTGCCAGTCCAGAAGGATGGGGAGCAG CATGGACGTTCAGAATTTTCATGGGAAGGAATCAAT CTGTCTATGGAAGACACCACGTCAATTCTGCCAAAGCTCAAGAGGAACTCAAATGCCTACGGCATCGGGGCTCTGGCTAATGCTTCTCTGTCAGGTGtgtcag GTGTGAGCCGCACTATGAAGGAGAGAGTGACCAAGCCCACAGCCATGGCCCAGGGTCGTGTTGCTCACATGATTGAATGGCAAAACTGGGGCATGAGTACGGTGGGTCCAGGAGGCATCCCTCTGCCCCGCATCACTACCCAGGAGCGGGAAAAGGAGCGGCGGCTGGAGAGCGACGCCTACAGTGACCTTAGTGACGGAGAGAAGGAGGCTCGTTTCACTGCAg GTATCCTGCAGCAGTTTGCGATCTCAGAGGCTACACTCATGGCCTGGGGATCGATGGATGGAGATAGCCGGTCGGGCTCAAACCAGGGCAGTGTGGCTCATCTGAGCGAGATCAACCAGGAGAGCATCACCAGTCAAG ATCAGATATTGCACCACTCCTCAGCAGAGGTGTGGCCTCACACATACGTCTCCCAGGGCCACTActgcctctcctcctctgatgCCTGGGAGCCGATCAGCAACGATCCCTCCGGCGTGGCGTCTCCCCCTGCTGGCTCCTACGTTATGGGGACTGATGGGTATGACGGGCAGGCAGCAGCTCACTTTCTGtcgcagcaacagcagcagcagtacacTCTCCAGCAGCAGAATCAACTACAACAGCTGCAGCAGATCCATCAGATCCAGCAATACCAGCAACAGCAGCTCCTGCAGTATCAGCAACAACAG TCGCTGGAGCAAAGGCTGCACAGTGCCAACCACTCTTTGCAAGCGACGCCCAACAGCACCATCCACAGCCTGGTCCATCCCGTTCACCCACCATTGGTCGATCTGTGGAACACGGGGCAGATGGAGGCCTATCAGGCGGACGCTGGAGGCTACATGGGTGTGGCGGCGATGGTGGAGCCGAGCCTCTGTGTTCCTTCTGGAGATGACATGGGAACAGAACACTCCCCGCTActggagcagcaggaggaggaggaggaggaggtcaaG GAGGAAGAGATTACAATGTGCATGGAGCCAGAGTTGGCCTCGTTGACTCCGCCCACGCAACTAGGGGATGCCTCTGGTGGCAGTAGTCCGGGGCAACCGCCGGCAGAGCCAATCACAGAGCGGAAGTCCTCCGATGTCACCTCCAGCCTCATTCAGAGGctagagaaggaagaggaggaggggcagGGGCCAGCCGCTTCCATGGCAACCAACTGA